A genomic window from Xyrauchen texanus isolate HMW12.3.18 chromosome 31, RBS_HiC_50CHRs, whole genome shotgun sequence includes:
- the LOC127624781 gene encoding transmembrane protein 185-like codes for MNLRGFFQDFNPSKFLIYACLLLFSVLLSLRLDGIIQWSYWAVFAPIWLWKLMVIIGASVGTGVWARNPQYRAEGETCVEFKAMLIAVGIHLLLLTFEVLVCDRVERGSHFWLLVFMPLFFVSPLSVAACVWGFRHDRSLELEILCSVNILQFIFIALRLDKIISWPWLVVCVPLWILMSFLCLVVLYYIVWSVLFLRSMDVIAEQRRTHITMAISWMTIVVPLLTFEILLVHKLDGHYNSNYVPVFVPLWVSLVTLMVTTFGQKGGNHWWFGIRKDFCQFLLELFPFLREYGNISYDLHHEDSEVSEEMPIYEAPKIAPMFRKKTGVVITQSPGKYFVPPPKLCIDMPD; via the exons ATGAATCTCCGTGGCTTTTTTCAAGATTTCAACCCTAG TAAGTTCCTGATCTATGCATGCCTGCTACTGTTCTCTGTGCTGCTGTCATTGAGGTTGGATGGCATCATCCAGTGGAGTTACTGGGCGGTGTTTGCGCCCATCTGGCTGTGGAAACTCATGGTGATCATCGGGGCTTCCGTGGGCACCGGGGTTTGGGCTCGCAACCCTCAATACAG GGCTGAAGGTGAGACCTGTGTGGAGTTCAAGGCCATGCTGATCGCTGTGGGAATCCACCTCCTCCTGCTCACCTTCGAAGTGCTGGTGTGTGACCGTGTGGAAAGAGGTTCACACTTTTGGCTTCTGGTCTTCATGCCACTCTTTTTCGTCTCACCTCTCTCCGTGGCAGCATGCGTGTGGGGATTCAGACACGACCGCTCACTGGAG CTGGAGATTCTTTGCTCTGTAAATATTCTTCAGTTCATCTTCATTGCATTACGACTGGATAAGATCATCAGCTGGCCGTGGTTG GTGGTGTGTGTGCCACTGTGGATACTTATGTCCTTCTTGTGTCTGGTGGTGCTGTATTACATCGTCTGGTCTGTGCTCTTCCTCCGCTCCATGGATGTCATTGCCGAGCAACGGCGTACTCATATCACCATGGCGATCAGCTGGATGACTATAGTTGTGCCCCTGCTTACTTTTGAG aTTCTCCTTGTGCACAAGCTGGATGGTCATTATAACTCCAACTATGTCCCTGTTTTTGTGCCTCTCTGGGTGTCTCTGGTGACTCTAATGGTGACCACATTTGGCCAGAAAGGAGGCAATCACT GGTGGTTTGGCATCCGCAAAGACTTCTGTCAGTTCCTCCTTGAACTCTTCCCCTTCCTGAGGGAATATGGCAACATATCCTATGACCTGCATCATGAGGATTCAGAGGTGTCTGAAGAGATGCCCATCTACGAGGCACCTAAAATTGCTCCCATGTTTCGGAAGAAGACAGGTGTGGTGATCACCCAAAGTCCTGGCAAATACTTTGTGCCACCACCCAAACTGTGCATCGACATGCCAGACTAA